A genomic segment from Amphiprion ocellaris isolate individual 3 ecotype Okinawa chromosome 17, ASM2253959v1, whole genome shotgun sequence encodes:
- the rxfp3 gene encoding relaxin-3 receptor 1: MSGETADCNYEGSAGTVNAASSNFSCIFNTTNRSSGDLHLPDLGKTDLGGDGAAVVRITISVIYSLVCALGLVGNLLVLYLMNSKQVWKKSSINLFVTSLAVTDFQFVLTLPFWAVENALDFNWVFGKAMCKIVSYVTAMNMYASVFFLTAMSVVRYWSLASALKGRRRRTHCCSARCVTVFIWVVAVSAALPHGVFSTTVEFSNDHLCLVKFPDTNGTAQFWLGLYQSQKVLLGFVAPLGIISASYLLLLRFISSKNINTSSAKRRAKVTKSVTIVVLSFFLCWLPNQALTVWGILVKLNVVPFSYEYYTMQVYVFPVSVCLAHSNSCLNPILYCLMRREFRKALKKLFWRMTSPTLTTIRPITATTKPEMYDQGHVPLAISAPEEPAVAFYPPGAVIYNDRRELPQNST, translated from the coding sequence ATGTCTGGAGAAACTGCCGACTGTAACTACGAAGGCTCAGCAGGGACAGTAAATGCTGCATCCTCCAActtcagctgcattttcaaCACCACCAACCGCTCGTCCGGTGACCTCCACCTGCCAGACTTGGGTAAAACTGATTTGGGAGGAGATGGCGCCGCTGTTGTGAGGATTACCATCTCTGTCATCTACTCCCTGGTTTGTGCGCTGGGTCTGGTTGGAAACTTACTGGTTTTGTATCTGATGAACTCTAAACAAGTGTGGAAAAAATCCTCCATCAACCTCTTTGTGACCAGTTTGGCGGTGACTGACTTCCAGTTCGTGCTGACTCTGCCGTTCTGGGCGGTGGAGAACGCGCTGGACTTTAACTGGGTTTTCGGTAAAGCCATGTGTAAGATAGTTTCCTATGTGACGGCCATGAACATGTACGCCAGCGTGTTTTTCCTCACGGCTATGAGCGTGGTGAGGTACTGGTCCCTCGCCTCTGCGCTCAAAGGCAGGCGGCGGCGGACGCACTGCTGCTCGGCGCGGTGCGTCACGGTTTTCATCTGGGTCGTCGCCGTCTCCGCCGCTCTGCCCCACGGAGTTTTCTCCACCACCGTGGAGTTTTCCAACGACCACCTGTGCCTCGTCAAATTCCCCGACACCAACGGGACCGCGCAGTTTTGGCTGGGGCTCTACCAGTCCCAGAAAGTGCTGCTGGGCTTCGTGGCGCCTCTTGGCATCATCTCCGCCTCCTACCTGCTGCTTTTGCGCTTCATCAGCTCCAAAAACATCAACACCTCCAGCGCCAAACGACGCGCCAAGGTCACCAAGTCTGTCACCATCGTggttttgtcctttttcctCTGCTGGCTGCCCAACCAGGCGCTCACAGTCTGGGGCATCCTGGTCAAACTCAACGTGGTTCCCTTCAGCTACGAGTACTACACCATGCAGGTGTACGTGTTCCCGGTGTCCGTGTGCCTGGCGCACTCCAACAGCTGCCTCAACCCCATCCTGTACTGCCTGATGAGGCGGGAGTTCAGAAAGGCGCTGAAAAAACTTTTCTGGCGGATGACTTCGCCGACTCTGACCACGATCAGGCCGATCACAGCCACCACCAAGCCGGAGATGTACGATCAGGGCCACGTCCCGCTGGCCATCAGCGCGCCAGAGGAGCCCGCGGTGGCGTTTTATCCCCCAGGAGCTGTGATTTACAACGACAGGCGAGAACTGCCGCAGAACAGCACTTAG